A single region of the Gemmatimonadaceae bacterium genome encodes:
- the radA gene encoding DNA repair protein RadA: MTPKARTLYRCTGCGADHPRWAGRCDVCGEWNTLVEESISRASTASAGKGAARRIGGARALGEGGDVATPRRLADIVGAAEPRWVSGLAEFDFVLGGGIVPGSMVLVGGEPGIGKSTILLQVAARLQQAGHRTLYVSGEESGLQVKMRAERLGDDAGDVLVLGETLLETIVATAVKLTPHILIVDSIQTVFTADLESAPGSVGQVRECAARLMRFAKETGTTVFVVGHVTREGGIAGPKTLEHIVDTVLYFEGEGTLDHRVLRAIKNRFGSVDEIGVFRMTQNGLDPVANPSELFLGDRLNHASGSAVTALLEGTRPVLIEIQGLAAKSSFGTPQRVATGYDGRRLALLLAVLDKRAGISFAQLDVFLNVVGGVRLQEPAGDLAVATALASSVYDRPVASSSIFLGEVGLGGEIRPVSQSERRLAEAAKMGMTTAYMSARAIPSRPPKGITPRGVRTVSDLFGQLFQ; the protein is encoded by the coding sequence GTGACTCCGAAGGCAAGGACGCTATACCGCTGCACCGGCTGCGGTGCGGACCATCCGCGATGGGCGGGACGCTGCGACGTGTGCGGGGAATGGAACACGCTCGTCGAGGAATCGATCTCGCGCGCTTCGACGGCATCAGCGGGGAAAGGCGCCGCTCGCCGCATCGGTGGTGCGCGAGCGCTCGGCGAGGGCGGCGACGTTGCGACCCCACGCCGTCTCGCGGACATAGTCGGTGCAGCCGAGCCGCGGTGGGTGAGCGGACTTGCCGAATTCGATTTCGTGCTCGGAGGTGGAATCGTTCCCGGCTCGATGGTCCTTGTCGGCGGCGAGCCCGGCATTGGCAAATCCACGATTCTGCTCCAGGTCGCGGCGCGCCTTCAGCAGGCGGGGCACCGCACGCTCTACGTATCCGGAGAGGAATCAGGACTTCAGGTAAAAATGCGCGCGGAGCGTCTGGGAGACGACGCGGGCGATGTTCTGGTCCTCGGTGAGACTCTTCTGGAGACGATTGTCGCCACCGCCGTAAAGCTCACTCCGCATATTCTGATTGTCGATTCGATCCAAACTGTTTTCACAGCGGACCTCGAGAGCGCGCCGGGAAGCGTGGGTCAGGTGCGCGAATGCGCGGCGCGGCTCATGAGATTCGCCAAAGAGACCGGCACGACGGTGTTCGTCGTCGGGCACGTAACGCGCGAGGGAGGAATCGCTGGTCCGAAGACTCTCGAGCACATAGTCGACACCGTTCTCTATTTCGAGGGCGAAGGAACCCTGGATCATCGCGTGCTGCGCGCAATCAAGAATCGCTTTGGAAGCGTCGACGAGATCGGGGTTTTCAGAATGACCCAGAACGGGCTCGACCCGGTGGCAAACCCTTCCGAGCTGTTCCTCGGCGACAGACTGAATCACGCATCAGGGAGTGCCGTAACCGCTCTTCTCGAGGGAACCCGACCGGTGCTGATCGAGATTCAGGGTCTGGCCGCAAAGTCAAGTTTCGGCACACCGCAGCGCGTAGCCACCGGATACGACGGCCGCCGTCTCGCGCTGCTCCTCGCCGTGCTCGACAAGCGCGCCGGCATTTCGTTCGCGCAGCTCGACGTGTTTCTGAATGTCGTGGGCGGTGTGCGGTTACAGGAGCCTGCCGGAGATCTAGCCGTTGCGACTGCCCTGGCATCGAGCGTTTACGACCGCCCGGTCGCTTCGAGCTCCATCTTCCTTGGCGAAGTGGGACTCGGCGGTGAGATCAGACCAGTGTCGCAGTCGGAGCGGCGGCTCGCAGAGGCGGCAAAGATGGGAATGACGACGGCGTATATGTCAGCGCGGGCGATTCCGTCGCGGCCTCCAAAAGGAATCACTCCTCGAGGAGTTCGGACCGTGAGTGATCTCTTCGGTCAGCTGTTTCAGTGA
- the moaD gene encoding molybdopterin converting factor subunit 1, with protein sequence MLITVRFFASYADSLGVARTQLALDSGSRVSDVLASVARLPGASALPKNPRVAVNQIFAEADTVLKTGDEVALIPPVAGG encoded by the coding sequence ATGTTGATCACCGTCCGGTTCTTCGCCTCGTATGCTGACAGCCTGGGCGTCGCCCGCACTCAGCTTGCGCTCGATTCGGGATCTCGCGTCAGCGATGTGCTAGCTTCCGTCGCTCGATTGCCAGGAGCCTCGGCACTTCCGAAGAACCCCCGTGTCGCAGTAAATCAGATCTTTGCCGAAGCCGACACGGTCCTGAAGACCGGCGACGAGGTGGCACTCATTCCGCCTGTCGCAGGCGGCTGA
- the ispD gene encoding 2-C-methyl-D-erythritol 4-phosphate cytidylyltransferase, whose product MSAADVGVIIVAAGSSTRTDGEELKQFRWIAGKPMLLHSLQTFQQRVDVAMVVVVLPRQHAGDPPPWLFQCDAERMLVSVGGRERSDSVRNGLEDIGDLARIVAVHDAARPLVSEAMIERVISEARKGHGAAPGLPVVDTLKRADNAGKVLETVDRTGLWRIQTPQAFPREMLEQAHIESAATDVTATDDASLCERLGMEVVIVPGSERAIKITSETDFALAEALSILPE is encoded by the coding sequence GTGAGCGCGGCTGACGTCGGCGTGATCATCGTTGCGGCTGGCTCGAGCACCCGAACCGACGGCGAGGAGCTCAAGCAGTTCAGATGGATCGCCGGAAAGCCGATGCTCCTGCACAGCCTTCAGACATTTCAGCAGCGGGTCGACGTTGCGATGGTGGTTGTGGTTCTTCCCAGGCAGCACGCCGGCGACCCCCCGCCATGGCTCTTCCAGTGTGACGCCGAGCGAATGCTGGTTTCGGTGGGCGGACGCGAGCGGAGTGACTCGGTTCGCAACGGGCTCGAGGACATCGGTGATCTCGCACGAATCGTCGCAGTGCACGACGCAGCACGTCCACTGGTGAGCGAGGCGATGATCGAGCGGGTCATCAGCGAAGCGAGAAAGGGTCACGGAGCGGCGCCCGGACTTCCCGTAGTCGACACGCTGAAACGCGCGGACAACGCCGGCAAAGTTCTCGAGACTGTCGATCGCACCGGACTCTGGAGAATACAGACGCCGCAAGCTTTTCCGCGCGAGATGCTCGAGCAGGCGCACATCGAATCGGCCGCGACTGATGTAACGGCGACGGACGACGCGTCGCTGTGTGAGCGACTCGGCATGGAGGTCGTGATCGTGCCCGGGAGTGAGCGCGCGATCAAGATTACCAGCGAGACGGATTTCGCGCTGGCTGAGGCGCTGAGTATCTTGCCGGAATGA
- a CDS encoding HU family DNA-binding protein, translated as MTKADLVERVTTQISRTAGPMISKKDCARVVDAFLEAIKESLQNQENIEVRGFGTFKIRRRKTRMARNPRTGSPVEVSARPVPVFKPSKELRALVAAVEMTDSKERELSGAE; from the coding sequence ATGACGAAAGCGGACCTGGTCGAGCGAGTTACGACCCAGATCTCCCGAACCGCAGGCCCTATGATTTCGAAGAAGGACTGTGCGCGCGTCGTGGATGCGTTCCTGGAGGCGATCAAAGAGTCGCTTCAAAATCAGGAAAACATCGAGGTGCGGGGCTTTGGCACTTTCAAGATCCGCCGGCGCAAGACGAGAATGGCCAGGAACCCCCGCACCGGCTCTCCTGTCGAGGTTTCCGCCCGTCCCGTCCCTGTCTTCAAGCCGTCCAAAGAGCTGCGCGCCCTGGTCGCGGCGGTGGAAATGACCGACTCGAAGGAACGCGAGCTTTCGGGCGCCGAGTAG
- the tpiA gene encoding triose-phosphate isomerase encodes MIAPIFAANWKMNNGPTTAREFMLSFLSQYPRQNDRTIIFFPPALSLHAVAATLGERHDILLGVQNVHWEDQGAFTGELSVPIARDAGARLVLVGHSERRHVFGETDEDCARKCAAVERGGLTPMLCVGETLEQREAGQAEATVTRQLRAGLSRMTQLMQRPVAIAYEPVWAIGTGKNATPDDATTMHEAIRDELETLCGDRARTTNILYGGSVNPGNAPQLIAAPEVDGLLVGGASLDPGVWLAIARA; translated from the coding sequence ATGATCGCCCCAATCTTTGCCGCCAACTGGAAGATGAACAACGGGCCAACGACCGCCCGGGAATTCATGCTGTCGTTTCTCTCGCAGTATCCACGGCAGAACGACAGAACTATCATTTTTTTCCCGCCCGCTCTTTCGCTTCATGCGGTTGCCGCAACGCTCGGGGAGAGGCACGACATACTGCTCGGCGTGCAGAACGTGCATTGGGAGGATCAGGGCGCGTTCACGGGCGAGCTGTCGGTTCCGATTGCGCGCGACGCCGGTGCGCGCCTCGTGCTCGTGGGTCATTCCGAGCGCAGGCACGTCTTCGGTGAGACGGACGAGGACTGCGCGCGGAAATGCGCTGCAGTCGAGCGCGGGGGACTGACGCCGATGTTATGCGTCGGCGAAACGCTCGAGCAGCGCGAAGCGGGCCAGGCGGAAGCGACGGTCACACGGCAGCTGCGCGCCGGGCTTTCGCGGATGACTCAGCTGATGCAACGCCCGGTCGCCATCGCGTACGAACCAGTCTGGGCAATCGGCACGGGCAAGAACGCAACACCCGACGACGCGACGACGATGCACGAGGCCATTCGCGACGAGCTCGAGACCCTGTGCGGCGATCGAGCGCGAACGACGAACATTCTTTACGGCGGGAGCGTCAATCCCGGAAACGCTCCACAGCTCATCGCGGCTCCTGAAGTGGATGGTCTGCTCGTTGGAGGAGCAAGCCTTGACCCGGGCGTCTGGCTCGCAATTGCCCGCGCTTAG
- the secG gene encoding preprotein translocase subunit SecG — protein sequence MLYNFLLVILVIDALVLVTAILLQAGKGSGLAANFGGASSSPDAFIGIRQAGTILTKATWWCAGIFLGLAFVLQVMSTRAQAPRSVLEKTFANPPAPAAPTPGTSAPVIPLEPATGGTPAPGGAAGSAPPTGGAATTGGAGVPLSPAPATPPPAAPQKK from the coding sequence ATGCTCTACAATTTCCTTCTCGTAATTCTCGTCATAGATGCGCTCGTGCTCGTGACCGCCATTCTGCTTCAGGCGGGCAAGGGAAGCGGACTGGCCGCGAACTTCGGCGGCGCCAGCTCTTCACCCGACGCGTTCATTGGGATCCGCCAGGCCGGCACGATTCTCACCAAGGCCACATGGTGGTGCGCCGGAATTTTTCTCGGCCTCGCCTTTGTGCTGCAGGTGATGTCCACCCGCGCACAGGCTCCGAGGTCAGTGCTCGAGAAGACGTTCGCCAACCCGCCCGCTCCCGCGGCGCCGACTCCGGGAACATCGGCACCCGTAATTCCGCTCGAGCCCGCAACCGGTGGAACACCAGCTCCCGGCGGCGCCGCGGGCAGTGCGCCACCAACTGGTGGTGCCGCGACGACGGGCGGCGCAGGTGTTCCGCTCAGTCCGGCTCCCGCGACTCCGCCACCAGCGGCGCCACAGAAGAAGTAG
- a CDS encoding molybdenum cofactor biosynthesis protein MoaE — MRAAIVKAPIDIGGMIQEVADARHGATAIFVGTVRSVNEGREVREIEYTAYEEMAQREMSAILAEAGRANEGAALVAEHRIGLLAVGEASIVIAAAHERRGCALDALRYAIDQMKVRVPIWKRELYSDGSQSWVDPTRAAAT; from the coding sequence GTGCGCGCTGCTATCGTAAAGGCTCCGATCGACATCGGCGGTATGATTCAGGAAGTTGCCGACGCCCGGCACGGGGCGACCGCGATATTTGTTGGAACGGTGCGCTCAGTCAACGAAGGACGTGAGGTGCGGGAGATCGAATACACGGCGTACGAAGAGATGGCACAGCGTGAGATGAGCGCAATTCTCGCTGAAGCAGGGCGCGCAAACGAAGGGGCCGCCCTCGTCGCCGAACATCGTATCGGCCTGCTGGCAGTTGGCGAGGCAAGCATCGTGATCGCTGCCGCTCACGAGCGACGCGGATGCGCTCTCGATGCGCTTCGCTACGCAATCGACCAGATGAAAGTCCGTGTCCCGATCTGGAAGCGCGAATTGTACAGTGATGGGAGCCAGTCCTGGGTCGATCCAACGCGGGCAGCAGCAACATGA
- the gap gene encoding type I glyceraldehyde-3-phosphate dehydrogenase yields MAIRVGINGFGRIGRQVLRAAKEQEVLDLDFVAINDLTDTGTLAHLFKYDSIHGTYRGDVGTDGSCLSVDGDEIRVLTHKDPAELPWRELGVEIVLESTGRFTSAADAGKHITGGAKKVVISAPAKGEDITIVMGVNSDRYDPAKHHIVSNASCTTNCLVPMVKVIRDNFGFVHGSMLTVHSYTNDQQILDLPHKDLRRARAAALSMIPTTTGAAKATSLVIPELKGKIDGAAIRVPTPDVSFTDLTVEVEKATNVADVNAAFKAAAAGDLSGYLEYTEEELVSSDYIGNPASCIFDAKTTIVVDGTLVKVSGWYDNEWGYASRCVDMLRFMGARL; encoded by the coding sequence ATGGCCATTCGTGTCGGCATCAACGGTTTTGGGCGCATCGGGCGACAGGTGCTTCGTGCCGCGAAGGAGCAGGAAGTACTGGACCTTGATTTTGTCGCGATCAACGACCTCACGGACACGGGAACACTCGCCCATCTCTTCAAGTACGACTCGATCCATGGAACATACCGCGGAGATGTCGGAACCGATGGCTCGTGCCTGTCCGTGGATGGAGACGAGATTCGCGTCCTCACCCACAAGGATCCGGCCGAGCTGCCGTGGCGTGAGCTTGGAGTCGAGATCGTTCTCGAGTCCACCGGCCGGTTCACGAGCGCGGCGGATGCAGGGAAGCACATTACTGGCGGCGCGAAAAAGGTGGTCATCTCCGCGCCGGCGAAGGGCGAGGACATCACCATCGTGATGGGCGTCAACAGCGACCGGTACGATCCCGCGAAGCATCACATCGTCTCGAATGCGTCGTGCACCACGAACTGTCTCGTACCGATGGTCAAGGTGATTCGCGATAATTTCGGTTTTGTGCACGGGTCGATGCTCACCGTTCACAGCTACACCAACGATCAACAGATCCTCGACCTGCCGCACAAGGATCTGCGACGCGCACGGGCCGCCGCTCTCTCGATGATTCCGACAACGACTGGCGCGGCAAAGGCTACATCACTCGTCATTCCCGAGCTCAAGGGAAAGATCGACGGGGCCGCCATTCGCGTGCCGACGCCGGACGTCTCCTTCACCGATCTCACTGTCGAAGTGGAGAAGGCGACGAACGTCGCGGACGTCAACGCGGCGTTCAAGGCCGCCGCCGCTGGCGATCTCAGCGGGTATCTCGAGTACACCGAAGAAGAGCTCGTCTCGAGCGACTACATCGGCAATCCCGCGTCGTGCATCTTCGATGCGAAGACGACGATCGTCGTCGACGGCACGCTCGTGAAAGTCTCCGGCTGGTACGACAACGAGTGGGGATACGCATCGCGTTGCGTCGACATGCTCCGCTTCATGGGCGCCCGCCTTTAA
- a CDS encoding L-threonylcarbamoyladenylate synthase, whose protein sequence is MTSEGRAIPFWSDEEVEAALGAAKSHLREHGVLAYPTETVYGFGGAVDTESVNRLIALKGRPPNKPFLLIVAASEMIGRLELHLSAYASQLAARFWPGPLTLVLPGGERRVPDQLRGPEGGIAVRWTPHRGLSRLVQAYGEPITSTSANRPGVDAATNAGEIVEQWRESIVRGVLHVLDGGQLLQSPPSTVVDCTGPRPRVIRPGAVSAATLRAVVPDIVADT, encoded by the coding sequence ATGACATCTGAAGGGCGCGCCATCCCGTTCTGGTCGGACGAGGAAGTCGAAGCTGCGCTTGGTGCCGCAAAATCGCATTTGAGAGAGCATGGTGTTCTTGCGTATCCAACCGAGACGGTGTACGGGTTCGGCGGGGCAGTGGACACGGAATCGGTCAACAGACTGATCGCACTCAAAGGCCGTCCGCCCAACAAGCCTTTTCTCCTCATCGTTGCCGCGAGCGAGATGATCGGACGTCTTGAATTACATCTCAGCGCTTACGCATCGCAGCTTGCCGCGCGCTTCTGGCCCGGGCCATTGACGCTCGTGCTCCCTGGTGGCGAACGGCGCGTCCCCGATCAGTTACGCGGGCCCGAGGGAGGAATCGCGGTCAGGTGGACGCCGCATCGCGGCCTTAGCCGGCTTGTGCAGGCGTATGGCGAACCGATCACCTCGACCAGCGCGAACCGGCCGGGAGTGGACGCCGCGACGAACGCCGGGGAGATCGTCGAGCAGTGGCGGGAGTCGATTGTTCGCGGCGTACTGCACGTCCTCGACGGAGGTCAGCTTTTGCAGTCACCTCCCTCGACCGTTGTGGATTGCACTGGACCGCGACCGCGGGTAATTCGCCCCGGCGCAGTGTCGGCAGCAACGCTGAGAGCCGTCGTGCCGGACATCGTCGCCGACACGTAG
- a CDS encoding phosphoglycerate kinase yields the protein MAKKTLRDLSEEELRGKRALVRADLNVPLDDKGEITDDTRIRASMPTLRYLLDHGSRPVVLSHLGRPKGKPTPKYSLQPVADRLEELMKVKVLFIETTDTDEAMKASRNLGPGEILLLENTRFLGGEETNDQRLARALAELGDFFVNDAFGAAHRAHASTVGLCEFLRPAVAGFLMERELEYLGKALADPERPFVAILGGAKISGKIDVIEQLVPRVDALLIGGAMACTFFRALELVTGKSLVEDDRLEMARSLVDRSGTRLILPHDAVVAPTLDDAASAHAVPRDGIPPGEAMYDIGPKTAESYSRAIASAKTVIWNGPMGVFEKPPFDKGTMAIAQAMAAATDRGATTIVGGGDSAAAVARAGLEGRMSHVSTGGGASLEFLEGKQLPGVEALDDREPA from the coding sequence GTGGCAAAGAAAACGCTCCGCGATCTGAGCGAAGAAGAGCTGCGCGGCAAGCGCGCACTCGTTCGCGCGGACCTCAACGTTCCGCTCGATGACAAAGGCGAGATCACCGATGACACGAGAATCCGGGCATCGATGCCAACGCTCAGGTATCTGCTCGACCACGGCTCGCGTCCGGTCGTTCTCTCGCATCTTGGGCGGCCAAAGGGAAAGCCAACGCCCAAGTACTCGCTGCAGCCCGTGGCGGATCGGCTCGAAGAACTGATGAAAGTGAAAGTGTTATTCATCGAGACGACCGACACCGACGAAGCGATGAAGGCTTCGCGCAACCTCGGGCCAGGCGAGATTCTTCTTCTGGAGAACACGCGATTCCTCGGTGGCGAGGAGACGAATGATCAACGCCTCGCGCGCGCCCTCGCCGAGCTGGGCGACTTCTTTGTCAACGATGCGTTCGGAGCGGCCCATCGCGCCCACGCGTCGACGGTGGGCCTGTGTGAATTCCTTCGGCCCGCGGTGGCCGGCTTCCTCATGGAGCGCGAGCTCGAATATCTCGGGAAGGCTCTCGCGGACCCTGAGCGACCTTTCGTGGCAATTCTTGGCGGCGCAAAAATCTCCGGCAAGATCGACGTGATAGAACAACTGGTGCCAAGAGTGGATGCGCTCCTCATCGGAGGCGCGATGGCATGCACCTTCTTTCGGGCTCTGGAGCTCGTGACCGGCAAGTCTCTTGTCGAGGACGACCGGCTGGAGATGGCACGCTCGCTTGTCGACCGAAGCGGGACGAGACTCATCCTTCCGCATGACGCAGTCGTGGCCCCCACACTCGACGACGCCGCCTCTGCGCATGCGGTTCCCAGGGACGGAATCCCTCCTGGCGAGGCGATGTACGACATTGGTCCGAAAACCGCCGAATCGTATTCACGAGCTATCGCTTCGGCGAAGACCGTAATCTGGAATGGCCCGATGGGTGTTTTCGAAAAGCCGCCGTTCGACAAGGGAACAATGGCGATCGCGCAGGCAATGGCGGCCGCAACCGATCGTGGGGCCACGACGATAGTCGGCGGAGGGGACTCAGCAGCCGCCGTCGCGCGCGCAGGGCTCGAGGGCCGGATGAGTCACGTCTCGACAGGCGGCGGCGCGTCGCTCGAGTTCCTCGAGGGCAAGCAACTGCCCGGCGTCGAAGCGCTGGACGACCGGGAACCTGCATGA
- the carA gene encoding glutamine-hydrolyzing carbamoyl-phosphate synthase small subunit, translated as MSDRELQTGFLLLEDGTLFRGHLRARNGSHDDAGLAAAEVVFTTNMTGYQEVFTDPSYNGQIVVMTAPQIGNYGINTEDPESQRPQISGVVVRELSRRYSNWRATGDLGTWLASAKVPILQGVDTRRLTRHLRSVGVMRGVIGAGETPSAAAREKLAECPSMEGLDLASRVTTRESYKWGDPGAKRHIIAYDYGIKRNILRLFSEHDCRVTIVPADTPAPDALAARPDGIFLSNGPGDPDAIAYAPNTVRDLATSGTPVFGICLGHQLLGLSFGGTTTKLPYGHRGGNHPVREMRTGRVLITSQNHGFAVEGDESGVSRAPDLQVTHVNLNDGTIEGVRHRELPVFGVQYHPEAAPGPHDAVPHFDEFLTAIKTR; from the coding sequence TTGAGCGACCGCGAGCTTCAAACAGGGTTCCTTCTCCTCGAGGATGGAACCCTTTTTCGCGGGCACCTTCGGGCGCGGAATGGCTCCCACGACGACGCGGGCCTCGCCGCCGCCGAAGTCGTTTTCACAACGAACATGACAGGCTATCAGGAGGTCTTTACCGACCCTTCCTACAACGGTCAGATCGTCGTCATGACCGCGCCTCAGATCGGCAATTACGGAATCAACACCGAGGATCCGGAATCGCAGCGCCCGCAAATCAGCGGCGTAGTCGTTCGGGAATTGTCGAGACGCTACTCCAACTGGCGCGCGACCGGCGATCTCGGGACGTGGCTTGCTTCGGCAAAAGTTCCGATTCTGCAAGGAGTTGACACCCGGCGATTGACGCGTCACTTGAGGTCAGTTGGAGTGATGAGAGGCGTCATTGGCGCCGGTGAAACTCCAAGTGCAGCCGCCCGGGAAAAACTCGCGGAATGTCCCTCGATGGAAGGCCTCGACCTGGCGAGCCGGGTTACTACGCGCGAGAGCTACAAGTGGGGCGATCCTGGCGCGAAGCGGCACATCATCGCCTACGATTACGGAATAAAGCGCAACATTCTGCGCCTCTTCTCGGAGCACGACTGTCGCGTAACGATTGTCCCCGCCGACACGCCCGCGCCGGACGCGCTCGCCGCACGCCCGGACGGGATTTTTCTCTCGAACGGGCCGGGCGATCCGGATGCGATTGCGTACGCGCCGAACACAGTCCGCGACCTGGCGACGAGCGGGACACCGGTTTTCGGCATTTGCCTCGGTCATCAGCTCCTCGGGCTCTCGTTCGGGGGCACGACCACAAAGCTTCCGTACGGACATCGCGGAGGAAACCATCCGGTGAGGGAGATGCGAACCGGGCGGGTATTGATCACATCGCAGAACCACGGCTTCGCGGTTGAGGGCGACGAAAGCGGCGTCTCGAGAGCTCCCGACCTTCAGGTCACGCACGTGAATCTCAACGACGGGACCATCGAAGGCGTCCGCCACCGCGAGCTGCCGGTGTTCGGAGTTCAGTATCATCCGGAGGCGGCTCCGGGCCCGCACGACGCCGTCCCCCACTTTGACGAGTTCCTGACTGCGATAAAGACCCGCTAG
- a CDS encoding phosphoribosyltransferase family protein — protein sequence MTDAAVVAAAASGRALVELFLPICCVVCERLVPHGDRGIVCGHCWTLVRELPYPRCERCGHPLSRYSCQWCDNLPPFVRAARSYCWVSPGTGGQIVHALKYSGWCDVAPSVARRMTRLAWPRDVIDERAAVVPVPLAPSRERERGYNQSAVIGGELARLWRIPMWEDVLTRTRATRTQTELTPGERLSNVAGAFRVPENARAKLRGGHVLLVDDVVTTGATLSACAAALFDAGSRIISYVTFGRAAAAGDRLTP from the coding sequence TTGACGGACGCGGCGGTGGTGGCGGCGGCGGCGAGCGGCCGAGCACTGGTTGAACTCTTTCTTCCCATTTGTTGCGTTGTCTGCGAGCGCCTTGTTCCTCACGGCGACAGGGGAATCGTCTGCGGACATTGCTGGACGCTCGTGCGGGAGCTGCCGTACCCGAGATGCGAGCGGTGCGGTCACCCGTTGAGCAGGTACAGCTGCCAGTGGTGCGACAATCTGCCTCCCTTCGTGCGCGCGGCGCGATCCTACTGCTGGGTTTCGCCCGGCACGGGCGGGCAGATCGTGCACGCTCTCAAGTATTCCGGGTGGTGCGATGTGGCACCGTCGGTGGCGCGGCGTATGACGCGCCTTGCCTGGCCGCGGGATGTAATCGACGAGCGAGCTGCAGTCGTTCCCGTTCCACTCGCTCCGTCGCGGGAGCGCGAGCGCGGATACAATCAAAGCGCCGTCATAGGGGGCGAGCTCGCGCGGCTCTGGAGGATTCCGATGTGGGAGGATGTGCTCACGCGAACACGAGCCACACGCACGCAGACGGAGTTGACTCCGGGGGAGAGACTGAGCAATGTTGCCGGAGCATTTCGCGTCCCCGAAAATGCGCGCGCGAAGCTCCGCGGCGGACACGTTCTTCTCGTCGACGATGTCGTGACGACAGGTGCAACCCTGAGCGCATGTGCCGCCGCGCTTTTCGACGCGGGTTCGCGAATCATCAGCTACGTGACATTCGGCCGGGCCGCTGCTGCTGGTGACCGGCTGACACCATAG
- a CDS encoding low molecular weight protein arginine phosphatase: protein MRILFVCTGNTCRSPMAEAIARRLILESGRTDLEVESAGTQAWDRSPASDEALLVGVERNLDISGHRARRLTPEIVANADLVLVMSPAHLAQVREMGPNANVHLFAGYGVSGAAGRSIADPFGGNLNDYRATADELEHELKEILERIQAA from the coding sequence GTGAGAATCCTTTTCGTCTGCACCGGCAACACCTGCCGAAGCCCGATGGCCGAAGCTATCGCGCGCCGACTCATCCTCGAATCCGGCAGGACAGACCTGGAAGTCGAGAGCGCCGGTACTCAGGCGTGGGACCGCTCACCGGCATCGGATGAAGCGCTTCTCGTCGGAGTCGAGCGCAATCTCGACATATCGGGCCACCGGGCTCGCCGATTGACGCCCGAGATTGTCGCCAACGCCGATCTCGTGCTCGTGATGTCGCCGGCGCATCTGGCGCAGGTGCGCGAGATGGGTCCGAACGCCAACGTCCATCTTTTCGCCGGCTACGGGGTGAGTGGCGCAGCCGGTCGTTCAATCGCCGATCCCTTCGGCGGAAATCTCAACGACTATCGCGCGACAGCCGACGAGCTCGAGCACGAGCTGAAGGAAATTCTGGAGCGAATCCAGGCAGCGTGA
- a CDS encoding shikimate dehydrogenase: MRLPGRLVLLGHPVAHSLSPVMHNAALAAAGIPLRYELLDVPAAALDAVLASLAGERAAGNVTIPHKEAVVSLMNNVSPLAERIGAVNTFRTSDEGDLAGDNTDPVGFGAFVRAMLGQEPRNAHFAIVGAGGAAAAVLATIERWPGCSAGIYSRNQSRAGRLVARFPDVARIETLSEDQPVRGEIVINATPIGLESDDVPVSLAKLDRDAAVLDLAYRVGETAWVRLARAEGRIASDGLPMLLEQGAAAFEIWFGVQPDRDVMWTALKAATGRA; this comes from the coding sequence GTGAGGCTCCCCGGGCGGCTTGTGCTACTCGGCCATCCAGTGGCGCACTCGCTGTCACCGGTCATGCACAATGCTGCGCTCGCAGCTGCCGGAATTCCTCTGCGCTACGAATTGCTCGACGTTCCGGCGGCTGCACTCGACGCGGTCCTTGCTTCGCTCGCAGGCGAGCGCGCTGCGGGCAATGTGACAATACCGCACAAGGAAGCCGTCGTGAGTCTCATGAACAACGTCTCGCCTCTCGCCGAGCGCATCGGTGCGGTCAACACATTCCGCACGTCCGACGAAGGTGATCTCGCCGGCGACAACACCGACCCCGTAGGTTTTGGCGCGTTTGTTCGCGCGATGCTTGGACAGGAGCCTCGAAACGCGCATTTCGCGATTGTCGGCGCGGGCGGCGCTGCCGCGGCCGTACTGGCCACGATCGAGAGATGGCCAGGATGCAGCGCCGGCATCTATTCGCGAAACCAATCACGTGCCGGCCGTCTCGTCGCACGCTTTCCTGATGTTGCGCGCATCGAAACGCTGAGCGAGGACCAACCTGTCCGTGGTGAGATTGTGATCAATGCCACGCCCATCGGTCTCGAATCCGACGATGTCCCAGTTTCGCTTGCGAAGCTCGACCGTGATGCCGCTGTCCTCGATCTCGCGTACAGGGTGGGAGAGACGGCATGGGTTCGCCTCGCGCGAGCCGAGGGCCGGATTGCAAGCGATGGTTTGCCGATGCTGCTCGAGCAGGGTGCGGCCGCCTTCGAGATATGGTTTGGTGTGCAGCCCGACCGGGATGTAATGTGGACGGCATTGAAAGCGGCCACCGGACGTGCATAA